The sequence TGCTTTAGTGAACTaatacatgattttttttttcttgcagtCCAACTCGTGGCCGAAAACGGTGGCCAGAAAATGGTTGAATTTAAAGGGTGGATCGGATGAATTTGACTCAGATTATGACACAAAAGGTATGAGATTTAATATAAGTCTATGAATGAattaaaaaacattaaaatgCACATATTCTCCAATATTAGACTTAAAATTTTTGGCATAATATTAAATCAGATATTCGTAAAATTTTCAGCTTTTCTTCAGAGGAGTTTGAAGTGTTGCTCCGACGATGGGCCTTCCACCGTCGTGCCGGAGGAATTATCAGGTAAATACCGGCTGCCGgctactattattttattttttatcttttctgGTAGAAAGTTGATTTACTTTTAAGATATATTGTATGatccaaattaaaaaattaatatggtTGCTTAGGCGTGATTAGGTTGGACGGTTGTGATTTATGAAGCAAAGTTGAGTAGATATTAGACGATGGAAagtgggattttttttttttccttcttcttcttttggtGTGTAGCTTAATGAGTCGTTAATCTCGTAATTAATAAAGGCTTAATCTGATTGTGTTATAGAGGAGTGGTTGATGGAAACGAGCGACGAAATTGAGCGCCCAGGATTTGACCAGCTTGTGCCACCTGTCTCTACTGATCTTGACCTCAGGTACGGGATAACATCAGCcttagatattttttttctcctATTGGTTGtcataattaaagaattatatttattgattgattaagAATATTATATATCGTGGTTCTTTGGTTAATATGTTTTTCATGAATAAGACGTTAATTAATGTTATGCACATAATTTGCATTAGGGTACcagaatataaatataaagtcATCGTGTGATTCAAAAATTAGGCAGACTATCTCTATATATGTCTTCTTCCGCGCGTGGGCGTTATGCATGCATCTTTATTGTCATTATCCGTGAATATTATAGTAATGTTTTTTTTAAGGTTGTAAACATTATAATGTTATACACACATTAAATATAAAATGAGAAATCATTTTATAATATATGATTGATCGATGTATATAGTGTTAATCATTTTAGTTTTAAATGTAATTGGGTATTAAATTTTTCTACGATCGCGGGCTTATTTAAGAGATTATAAAATTTCTTCCGAATAATTATCAGATCACGTACATACCATAATAATCATGGACGTTTtaatatggtaaaaaaaaatgattaaaattggaTAGTGCatgtcaatttattttattttgaagaaaaaaaaacagtgCATTCGGTCTTCAACTATAGAATATTGAGCCATATTTAGAAATATTTGAGAAGAAAAGGTGTCTTTGAGTGATAAATCGGTCTTTAAGTTTAGAAATTTAAATGTTTTAATTTGGATTTTGTAGGATGTTTGTTGGGACATGGAATGTAGGAGGCAAGACTCCAGAAGACGATCTAAACATAGATGATTGGTTAAAGACCAAAACACCGGCCGACATTTATGTACTCGGGTACGTATTCATTCACATTAATATCATATACGTATCATCAATCAAACCGATCTTAACTCgtcttgtaattttaatttgttatggTTTAGGTTCCAAGAGATTGTACCTCTAAATGCCGGCAACGTGTTAGGCCAAGAGGACTATAGCCCGGCTGCAAAGTGGCTTTCCCTAATCCGCCACTCTTTAAACGGCGATTCAGTTAATCCCCCATCCAAACGCTCTCTAACAGTAGTGACCGATCATGATAATTATTTTGATGACATTTTGAgttcgagttcgagttcgagTGAAGACGATTCACCTAGTCCCACGAAACATCAGAAGTATTGTTTGGCTGCCAGCAAGCAGATGGTAGGCCTGTTTTTGTGCGTGTGGGTTCGTGAGGACTTGAATCACCAAATTAGTAGTTTGAAGGTTTCGTGTGTTGGGACAGGCATCATGGGATACCTAGGAAATAAGGTATGTTCCGTTCCATTCCATATTCATTCTCGTTTCTCATTTGATTACatatatgtttatttatattttggtaTTCGCTTCTAGGGATCGGTATCTATCAGCATGAGGCTGCAACGAACCACATTTTGCTT comes from Salvia miltiorrhiza cultivar Shanhuang (shh) chromosome 3, IMPLAD_Smil_shh, whole genome shotgun sequence and encodes:
- the LOC131016744 gene encoding type I inositol polyphosphate 5-phosphatase 8-like, translated to MRQEGNFLKSNSWPKTVARKWLNLKGGSDEFDSDYDTKAFLQRSLKCCSDDGPSTVVPEELSEEWLMETSDEIERPGFDQLVPPVSTDLDLRMFVGTWNVGGKTPEDDLNIDDWLKTKTPADIYVLGFQEIVPLNAGNVLGQEDYSPAAKWLSLIRHSLNGDSVNPPSKRSLTVVTDHDNYFDDILSSSSSSSEDDSPSPTKHQKYCLAASKQMVGLFLCVWVREDLNHQISSLKVSCVGTGIMGYLGNKGSVSISMRLQRTTFCFVCTHLASGEKEGAETRRNLDVMEILKRTRFSHSVPHNILDHDKIIWLGDLNYRLASVCGDDTYQQLERNDWQALLQKDQLRLEQKAGRVFQGWEEGEIYFAPTYKYIANSDTYASQTSSPKEKRRTPAWCDRIMWKGEGLKQMCYFRSESRFSDHRPVYSVFTVTGGKQTDE